From the Gallaecimonas mangrovi genome, one window contains:
- a CDS encoding TIGR02444 family protein translates to MSETFWDYCLAVYPKWEKTLLGWQQSHHLDVNLYLLAAWLDEEALYLEQATWLALLSESRRMQAQWLTPYRQLRQQLKTALNTEQYQQLKEMELRLEREAQRQYLALVSRDTSAQDYPNNKAEGPANLPRLKALYQLP, encoded by the coding sequence ATGAGTGAAACCTTCTGGGATTATTGCTTAGCGGTTTACCCAAAGTGGGAAAAGACACTGCTGGGCTGGCAGCAAAGCCATCATCTGGACGTGAACCTTTATTTACTGGCCGCCTGGCTAGACGAAGAAGCCCTGTACCTTGAACAAGCCACTTGGCTAGCATTACTGAGCGAAAGCAGGCGCATGCAAGCGCAGTGGTTAACGCCCTACCGGCAGTTGCGCCAGCAATTAAAAACCGCCCTTAACACTGAGCAATACCAACAATTAAAAGAGATGGAACTGCGCCTGGAACGCGAAGCCCAGCGCCAATATCTGGCCTTGGTCAGCCGTGATACCAGCGCCCAGGATTATCCCAACAACAAGGCCGAAGGGCCTGCCAACCTGCCGCGCTTAAAAGCACTTTATCAGCTGCCTTAA
- a CDS encoding YheV family putative zinc ribbon protein — MAKRRFIAGAKCPQCEEQDSIQLIIENNIERIECVACGYKQTQTSRDTESAAKGEKDNIIGLFKPE, encoded by the coding sequence ATGGCAAAGCGCCGTTTTATCGCCGGGGCTAAATGCCCGCAGTGCGAAGAGCAAGACAGCATTCAGCTGATTATTGAAAATAACATCGAGCGCATCGAATGTGTCGCTTGCGGGTATAAGCAAACCCAAACCAGCCGTGATACCGAAAGCGCGGCCAAGGGCGAAAAAGACAATATTATCGGCCTTTTTAAACCGGAATAA
- a CDS encoding SlyX family protein, with product MSDERLNDLESRLAFQELALQELSDEMASLQDTVKKQREQLAYLAKKLKGAQGNQIAEEHEETPPPHY from the coding sequence ATGAGTGATGAGCGTTTAAACGATCTAGAAAGCCGTCTAGCCTTTCAGGAACTGGCTTTGCAAGAGCTGTCAGATGAAATGGCGAGCCTTCAAGACACCGTGAAAAAACAGCGCGAGCAGCTCGCCTATTTAGCGAAAAAACTCAAAGGGGCGCAGGGCAACCAAATCGCCGAAGAGCACGAAGAAACGCCGCCACCCCACTATTAA
- a CDS encoding GNAT family N-acetyltransferase, with amino-acid sequence MIREAQLSDHPTILALWSEVANQLNPTLVTNDWQRFAHWLQQSLLPASEVYVYDVRSIRGFVVLKSDKLSALAVSPMMQKTGIGRALLYYCISRHPDLEVQLLSDAGAATGFFKHLGYHPVKEVLDSESGVNQLLMVSGKSRRYFSW; translated from the coding sequence ATGATCCGCGAGGCACAGCTTTCCGATCATCCAACCATTTTGGCGCTCTGGTCCGAAGTGGCCAACCAGCTTAACCCAACCTTGGTTACCAACGACTGGCAACGCTTTGCGCATTGGCTGCAGCAAAGCCTGCTACCGGCTAGCGAGGTTTACGTGTATGACGTTCGCTCAATACGCGGCTTTGTGGTGCTAAAGAGCGATAAATTATCCGCACTGGCGGTAAGCCCGATGATGCAAAAAACCGGTATTGGCAGGGCGCTGCTCTATTACTGCATTAGCCGTCATCCGGACCTAGAGGTGCAACTGCTGAGCGACGCAGGTGCCGCTACCGGCTTTTTTAAACACTTAGGCTACCACCCGGTAAAAGAAGTGCTTGATAGCGAAAGCGGCGTCAACCAGCTGCTAATGGTGTCAGGCAAGTCGCGCCGTTACTTTAGTTGGTAA
- a CDS encoding ABC transporter ATP-binding protein produces MIHLQDLQLIRGGQKLFDGANLTVHAGQRIGLVGANGCGKSTLFALLRGELEVDGGDVKLPANWTIASVKQETPALERSAIDYVMDGDTRFRHIEAQLATAQAKNDGNAIARLMADLEQAGGYDIHARAGALLHGLGFNGGDEKRPVSAFSGGWRMRLNLAQALICPSDLLLLDEPTNHLDLDAVFWLADWLNSYQGTLLLISHDRDFLDDVVTHIVYVEHNKLNSYTGNYESFERQRAARLAQQQAMFERQQSQRAHLQSFIDRFKAKATKARQAQSRIKALERMEELQAAHVDSPFSFRFENATTLPSPLLAIDKVSLGYGENAILSNVSLRLQPGERIGLLGPNGAGKSTLIKFLAGDLQALCGDLVAAQGLKVGYFAQHQLEYLDASASALLHLQRLAPQTREQELRDFLGHFDFRGDKALDPIAPFSGGEKARLALALIVWQRPNLLLLDEPTNHLDLEMREALTLALQDFDGAMVIVSHDRHLLRTTTDTFLRVSHGEVAAFDGDLDDYHKWLKDREKAASDTVAGDSKDNSAQSRKDRKRLEAEHRTQTRPLKQKIDKLDQTMANLSEKLAGIESRLGEADIYEAANKAELTELLKAQGDAKAELETVEMAWMELSEQLEALNSAFEENLA; encoded by the coding sequence ATGATACACCTTCAAGACCTGCAATTGATCCGCGGCGGCCAGAAACTCTTTGATGGCGCCAATCTCACTGTTCACGCTGGCCAGCGCATTGGCTTAGTGGGTGCCAATGGCTGTGGCAAATCCACCTTGTTTGCGCTGCTGCGCGGCGAGCTGGAAGTTGATGGCGGCGACGTAAAATTGCCCGCCAACTGGACCATTGCCTCGGTGAAGCAGGAAACCCCGGCTCTTGAGCGCAGCGCCATAGATTATGTGATGGACGGTGACACCCGTTTTCGCCACATTGAAGCGCAGCTGGCAACAGCGCAGGCTAAAAACGACGGCAACGCCATTGCCCGCTTAATGGCCGATTTAGAGCAGGCTGGCGGCTACGATATTCATGCGCGCGCTGGCGCTTTACTGCATGGCTTGGGCTTTAACGGCGGTGACGAGAAGCGGCCGGTGTCGGCGTTTTCCGGCGGTTGGCGGATGCGCCTAAACCTGGCTCAAGCGCTTATTTGCCCTTCCGATCTCTTGCTTTTGGACGAACCAACCAACCACTTGGACTTGGATGCAGTGTTTTGGCTGGCCGACTGGCTAAATAGCTACCAGGGTACCTTGCTGCTGATTTCCCATGACCGCGACTTTCTTGATGACGTGGTCACCCATATCGTCTATGTCGAACACAACAAGCTCAACAGCTACACCGGCAACTACGAGAGCTTTGAACGCCAACGCGCTGCCCGCCTCGCCCAGCAGCAAGCCATGTTCGAGCGCCAACAAAGCCAGCGCGCTCACCTGCAAAGCTTTATCGACCGTTTCAAGGCCAAGGCCACCAAGGCCCGCCAGGCACAAAGCCGCATTAAAGCCCTGGAACGTATGGAAGAGCTGCAAGCGGCCCATGTTGATTCGCCCTTCTCGTTTCGTTTTGAAAACGCCACTACCTTGCCCTCGCCGCTGTTGGCTATCGACAAGGTGAGCCTGGGTTATGGCGAAAATGCCATTTTAAGCAACGTTAGCTTGCGCCTGCAGCCAGGAGAACGCATTGGCCTGTTGGGCCCCAATGGCGCCGGTAAATCGACGCTGATTAAGTTTTTGGCAGGAGATCTGCAGGCGCTCTGTGGCGACTTGGTGGCAGCCCAGGGTTTGAAAGTGGGCTATTTTGCCCAGCATCAGCTGGAATACCTCGATGCCAGCGCTTCGGCGCTATTGCATTTGCAACGTCTCGCCCCGCAAACCCGCGAGCAGGAACTGCGCGACTTTCTCGGCCATTTTGACTTTCGTGGCGACAAAGCCTTAGACCCAATAGCCCCCTTCTCTGGCGGTGAAAAAGCACGTTTGGCACTGGCGCTGATTGTATGGCAGCGCCCTAACCTGTTGCTGCTGGATGAACCAACCAACCACCTTGATTTGGAAATGCGCGAAGCACTGACCTTGGCGCTGCAAGATTTCGATGGTGCCATGGTGATTGTTTCCCACGACCGGCATTTGCTGCGCACCACCACCGACACCTTCTTAAGGGTGTCTCACGGTGAGGTAGCCGCTTTTGATGGCGACCTCGACGATTATCACAAATGGCTGAAAGACCGCGAAAAGGCCGCAAGCGACACCGTTGCAGGCGATAGCAAAGATAACTCGGCGCAGTCGCGCAAAGACCGTAAACGCCTTGAAGCCGAACATCGCACCCAAACTCGGCCCCTTAAACAAAAAATCGACAAGCTCGACCAAACTATGGCGAACTTAAGCGAAAAGCTCGCCGGTATCGAAAGCCGCCTGGGTGAAGCTGACATTTATGAAGCAGCCAATAAAGCCGAACTCACCGAGTTACTGAAAGCGCAAGGTGACGCCAAAGCAGAATTGGAAACAGTGGAAATGGCGTGGATGGAACTGTCTGAGCAATTAGAGGCGCTTAATAGCGCCTTTGAGGAAAACCTGGCATGA